One window of Bacteroides sp. AN502(2024) genomic DNA carries:
- a CDS encoding N-6 DNA methylase, translating to MTAQQLAALIWDIKDIIRDVYEDPEVENVILPFTLLRRMDCVLHDKKKIIDEELEKVPESMRKIQLDILMRKYNLSFYNTSKFTLSNLLAAPKEIADNFKIYLEGFTDNVKDILNNFTHEDSEAGDLTRIYTRLDRAGLLFAVTQAFVTKADLRPEVVDNAMMGTAFETVIRWSKESSNTMAGQFYTPKDIVRLLVSLVMCGKEKEINTIGQHFSIYDPCCGTGGMLTVAKEFLEKSTDRTDMKVYLFGQEKNEKTYAICKSDILLMGDAAANKDGQIAVGNTLTDDHFAGKTFNYMLANPPFGVKWKMFETPIKEEAERENGRFSAGLPSTSDGSLLFLQHMISKMDGSGSRIGIILNGSPLFNGDAESGWSNIRKMLLDRDILDAIIAIPKNLFYSTDIQTYLWILDNKKPASHRGKVLFINGYQEPYQSLLQRNLGKKRYEISERGACEILSLYRNYTSAQTEINGEIVEVAKLLDREDFLYTKVTVERPLRLVFERTGEKLLEAIAQKTFAKKDMPFFAQVAAIKGIDARRNDADFFAFLAKELGSTKIQKGYIKKLRSFADTNENAPEVYEIPGKPSSGRIPDPALRDTENIPFKTDIDTYFQEEVLRFVPDAWMDRSKDKIGCEFPFSKLFYVYTPLRNRSEILDKLFALDRELDAELKELKTEE from the coding sequence ATGACCGCCCAACAGCTTGCCGCCCTTATATGGGATATTAAAGACATCATCCGAGATGTGTACGAAGACCCGGAAGTGGAAAATGTGATTTTGCCCTTCACGCTTCTGCGTCGTATGGATTGTGTGCTTCACGATAAAAAGAAAATTATTGATGAAGAACTGGAAAAGGTTCCTGAATCTATGCGGAAGATACAGCTTGACATCCTGATGCGCAAGTATAATCTTTCTTTCTATAATACCTCTAAATTCACGTTATCCAACTTGTTGGCCGCTCCCAAAGAGATTGCCGACAACTTCAAGATTTACCTTGAAGGCTTTACAGACAACGTAAAGGATATTCTAAACAACTTCACTCACGAGGACAGCGAAGCTGGCGACCTTACGCGCATATATACGCGTCTCGACCGCGCCGGGCTTCTGTTTGCGGTGACACAGGCATTTGTTACCAAAGCCGACCTGCGTCCTGAAGTTGTGGATAATGCCATGATGGGTACGGCATTTGAAACAGTCATCCGTTGGTCTAAAGAATCGTCCAACACAATGGCCGGACAATTTTACACACCCAAAGATATTGTCCGCTTGTTGGTTTCCCTCGTGATGTGCGGCAAAGAAAAAGAAATCAACACCATCGGTCAACACTTTTCTATATACGACCCCTGCTGTGGCACCGGCGGTATGCTCACTGTTGCAAAAGAATTTCTCGAAAAATCTACCGACCGAACAGACATGAAAGTATATCTGTTCGGCCAAGAGAAAAACGAGAAGACATACGCCATTTGTAAAAGTGACATTCTACTGATGGGTGATGCCGCAGCCAATAAAGATGGCCAAATCGCTGTCGGAAATACATTGACCGACGACCATTTCGCAGGTAAAACTTTCAACTATATGCTCGCTAATCCACCATTCGGCGTTAAATGGAAGATGTTCGAGACACCAATCAAAGAGGAAGCCGAGCGAGAGAATGGCCGCTTTTCCGCCGGACTCCCAAGCACATCTGACGGCTCTCTGCTGTTCTTGCAGCACATGATTAGCAAAATGGACGGCAGCGGCTCTCGCATCGGTATTATCCTCAACGGCTCTCCGCTATTCAATGGCGATGCCGAGAGCGGTTGGAGCAATATACGTAAGATGTTGCTTGACCGAGACATCCTCGATGCTATCATAGCCATACCCAAAAACCTCTTTTACAGTACAGACATCCAAACCTATCTTTGGATTCTCGACAACAAAAAACCGGCATCCCACCGTGGCAAGGTATTGTTCATCAATGGCTATCAAGAGCCGTACCAATCGCTGCTACAACGCAACCTCGGCAAGAAACGCTACGAAATCAGCGAGCGTGGTGCTTGTGAAATACTTAGTCTATATCGCAATTACACAAGTGCGCAGACCGAGATTAACGGTGAGATTGTAGAAGTTGCAAAACTCCTCGACCGCGAAGACTTCCTCTATACCAAAGTAACCGTTGAGCGTCCGTTGCGACTTGTATTTGAGCGTACAGGCGAGAAACTTTTGGAAGCCATAGCACAAAAGACTTTTGCAAAGAAAGATATGCCATTCTTCGCACAAGTCGCAGCAATAAAAGGGATTGACGCTCGTAGGAATGATGCAGACTTCTTTGCGTTCCTCGCTAAGGAGCTTGGCTCGACAAAGATTCAAAAGGGCTACATCAAGAAACTTCGCTCATTCGCCGATACTAACGAAAATGCGCCTGAGGTTTATGAGATTCCCGGCAAGCCGTCATCAGGCCGTATTCCCGACCCGGCTCTGCGTGACACCGAAAACATACCGTTCAAGACCGACATTGACACATATTTTCAAGAAGAAGTGTTGCGCTTTGTTCCCGATGCGTGGATGGACCGCTCCAAAGACAAAATCGGCTGCGAGTTCCCATTTTCAAAACTATTCTACGTCTATACTCCGCTGCGCAACCGCTCGGAAATCCTCGATAAGCTCTTCGCCCTCGACCGCGAACTCGACGCTGAACTCAAAGAACTTAAAACCGAAGAATGA
- a CDS encoding YhcG family protein, which produces MSNIIKQRDDITAQFAEVTRLISNARNQVLRLANTALIDLYWNVGRYISERIASAEWGDGVVKQLADYISTTAPDLKGFSDKNLWRMKQFYETYVNEPKLSPLVREISWTNNLILLSRTRTPEEKHFYLTKCIAERYSKRELERQINSALYERSLSDTKILSPVVRELAPEAESVFRDNYVFEFVAGKTIRNEDSLRAALISQMKDFILEIGKDFIYIDQEYRLQVGQSDFRIDLLFYHRELQCLVAFELKMEKFKPEHLGQLNFYLEALDRDVKKPKENPSIGVLLCKDKDNDVVEYALSRSLSPTLVAEYQLCMPDKKLLQQKMKEIEDNQTSEED; this is translated from the coding sequence ATGAGCAATATTATCAAACAGCGTGACGACATAACTGCACAATTTGCTGAAGTTACCCGGCTTATCAGCAATGCTCGTAACCAAGTGCTACGTCTGGCTAATACCGCCCTTATAGACCTATATTGGAATGTCGGACGCTATATCTCTGAAAGAATAGCGTCGGCGGAATGGGGCGACGGCGTTGTGAAGCAGTTGGCCGATTATATCTCTACTACTGCCCCTGACCTAAAAGGCTTCTCCGATAAAAACCTTTGGCGGATGAAGCAATTTTATGAAACATACGTCAACGAGCCAAAACTCTCACCACTGGTGAGAGAAATCAGTTGGACGAATAATCTTATACTCCTTAGCCGGACGAGAACTCCCGAGGAGAAGCACTTTTATCTCACAAAATGTATCGCTGAGCGTTACTCAAAACGAGAACTTGAACGACAGATAAACAGCGCACTTTATGAGCGGTCATTATCCGACACCAAAATTCTCTCGCCGGTGGTGAGAGAATTGGCGCCCGAGGCAGAATCCGTGTTTAGAGATAATTATGTTTTTGAATTTGTTGCCGGCAAGACCATCAGAAATGAGGACTCACTTCGAGCTGCCTTGATAAGCCAGATGAAGGATTTTATATTGGAGATTGGCAAAGACTTTATCTACATTGATCAGGAATACCGGCTGCAAGTGGGGCAAAGCGATTTCAGAATAGACCTGCTGTTCTATCACCGCGAATTGCAATGCCTTGTCGCATTTGAGCTGAAAATGGAGAAATTCAAGCCCGAACATTTGGGACAGTTAAATTTCTATCTTGAGGCACTTGACCGTGATGTTAAGAAACCTAAGGAGAATCCGAGCATCGGAGTCCTGCTCTGTAAAGATAAGGATAATGATGTAGTTGAATATGCTTTGAGCCGCTCTCTTTCCCCTACGCTTGTGGCGGAATACCAACTTTGTATGCCGGATAAGAAACTCCTGCAACAAAAGATGAAAGAAATTGAGGACAACCAAACATCAGAGGAGGATTGA
- a CDS encoding restriction endonuclease subunit S encodes MKQYASYKPSGTPWIGDMPSHWEKKRLRFVCEFRNGYTPSKANQDFWTDGTIPWYRMEDIRDSGRFLNEAKQYVTEEAVKGQGLFEAGSFILATTATIGEHAMLIVDSLANQRFTNLKIRKSLGHSCLKEFFFYYLFLIDEFCKSSTRTATFPAMNMEDLRNFDVAIPPLAEQEAIAAYLDRKCDSIDKVIATQERRIVLLSELKQSIITEAVTRGLNPDVPLKDSGIDWIGKIPEHWEAMPLKYTANKEGCCFIDGDWIESDVITEDGIRYITTGNVGVLEYKEQGAGYISEETFHELGCTEVFSGDILISRLNEPIGRACILPDLNSRVITSVDNVIFRPDTELYDKSYLVYYLNNSRFTEHANLEARGATMHRMSRTMLGHQQIVVPHITEQRAISDYLEKKCSRIDSAIAKAKRAIELLREFKQSVITEAVTGKIKVC; translated from the coding sequence ATGAAGCAATACGCATCTTATAAGCCATCGGGTACTCCGTGGATTGGCGATATGCCAAGTCATTGGGAGAAGAAAAGACTTCGGTTTGTTTGTGAATTTAGAAATGGATATACTCCATCTAAAGCAAATCAAGATTTCTGGACTGACGGAACAATTCCATGGTATCGCATGGAAGACATTCGAGACTCCGGCCGATTTTTGAATGAAGCCAAGCAATATGTAACAGAGGAAGCTGTAAAAGGACAGGGGCTTTTTGAAGCCGGCAGCTTTATTCTTGCGACAACAGCGACTATTGGAGAGCATGCAATGCTAATTGTTGATTCGCTTGCGAATCAACGATTTACGAATCTAAAGATTCGTAAATCGTTGGGGCATAGCTGTCTCAAGGAGTTTTTCTTCTACTATCTTTTCTTGATAGATGAATTTTGCAAGTCATCAACTCGAACCGCAACATTCCCTGCGATGAATATGGAAGACTTGCGAAATTTTGATGTTGCTATTCCACCTCTTGCCGAACAGGAAGCCATTGCTGCATATCTTGACAGAAAGTGCGACAGCATTGATAAGGTTATTGCCACCCAAGAGCGGCGAATCGTTCTGCTCTCGGAGCTGAAACAGAGCATCATTACCGAAGCAGTAACTCGCGGTCTCAATCCCGATGTTCCGCTCAAAGATTCCGGCATCGACTGGATAGGCAAAATCCCCGAACACTGGGAGGCGATGCCTCTAAAATATACAGCGAATAAAGAAGGATGTTGCTTTATTGATGGAGATTGGATTGAAAGCGATGTAATTACTGAAGATGGCATTCGCTATATTACTACGGGTAATGTGGGCGTGTTGGAATATAAGGAACAAGGTGCGGGATATATCAGTGAAGAAACTTTTCATGAGCTCGGATGTACAGAGGTATTCTCAGGAGATATTCTTATCTCAAGATTGAATGAACCTATTGGACGAGCCTGTATATTACCGGACTTAAATAGCCGTGTTATTACTTCAGTTGATAATGTGATTTTCAGGCCTGATACTGAACTATATGATAAATCATATCTCGTATATTATCTGAATAACAGTCGGTTTACTGAACATGCTAATTTGGAGGCTCGCGGTGCCACAATGCACCGTATGAGTAGGACAATGTTAGGTCATCAACAGATAGTTGTACCACATATTACAGAACAACGAGCAATATCAGACTATCTCGAAAAAAAATGTTCTCGCATTGACTCTGCTATTGCCAAGGCTAAACGCGCGATAGAACTGCTCCGAGAGTTCAAACAATCAGTTATCACCGAAGCCGTAACAGGCAAAATCAAAGTTTGCTAA
- a CDS encoding type I restriction endonuclease subunit R: MSVLNETFFEKHIADYLADSPLYNQRTAADFDIDALCDRDMLRRFIEAQTPKWQRLVQRFGSEDAAFEAVVKEYNNRIDKGAKLSHLLIKGLNIQGIKLKLVQFKPEYDDAESEFQQLYMQNRFSVVRQMRYSNMPPDNKNEIDLAILVNGIPIITAELKNEQTDQTYVNAIHQYRTDRNPQNRLLKTILVHFAVDNNYAFMTTTLRGEATTFLPFNINSKNPAVESDYPTCYMWKEIWQADSLLNILQHFIKQYKERDEKTGKEKDVTIFPRYHQLRAVRNLCNWARENGAGKNYLIEHAAGSGKTKSMAWLAHQLANITDRDTRSIFDSIIMVTDRIVLNANMAEDVNHFETEAGTVADIRRGSRKLADAINDGNRIIVSTVQKFGYALDHLKRDKARRYAIIVDEAHTAIGNESAKDLVNALSTDEELRNYAERFGADDYASEMDAMLAFLQAMRQEMSHISYFAFTATPKDKTYALFGYKNTEGKWRAHDYYSMKQAIEEKFILDVLQNYTTYDTMYEYIAKSGLPEDEASKEYEERKAVRLILQALNKDPYNMEKKARVMLAHFFSSSIHKIGGQAKAMVVSDSRLSAVRYKQIIDKIIAEDYNGVIKTLVAFSGTVELDGVSYTEDKMNGYGIKDNRIRDIFNEPEYRILIVADKFQTGFDQKLLHTMYVDKMLGGIQCIQTLSRLNRCFPPLKEDTMVLDFRNRADDVLKAFQRYYKETELQGDVDVQRLYSFVNEIEQYKVYNDAEEENIVRALLNRTTAASVPSMVKRIVDERVEPMADADKDKFRKLINRYIRSYGFMAQLMKFIDPDLERHYVFYKVLYKALPYTKETLPMEILEKVDLNKFRLQMSFEGNLQLEDEDTTLQSSRIGDINTPRADETKTLQELLNIVNEPWEGYLDENDKIIRNIVDELQVDTDLINAFRANNSPESLSRLIIDKIMTKAGGQIDKFFSLLTEVHAGSNFSKEFVRGVADLLARNTQADRNLPLDINALHQAICNVMDGTFAELYRYIRPLAEVVSTLLKVIQAPSISNLDGINDIVMDSLNQVYRAQNLRLVDRRRHFNSLVSHYEPFLKKLYYLMNGQQIEAPEEGRNATFKDAVFAFRALRGLRNNPQPVYQQFSQYLENLRQWRNTEAHEANTATEQDLIGATHIVVAMYIYIVSQVTTELEMSEYYNN; this comes from the coding sequence ATGAGTGTACTGAACGAAACATTTTTTGAAAAGCATATTGCCGACTATCTTGCCGATAGCCCCCTATACAACCAACGCACTGCTGCCGATTTCGATATTGACGCACTTTGCGACCGTGACATGTTGCGCCGATTCATAGAGGCGCAGACACCAAAATGGCAACGTCTTGTGCAGCGCTTTGGTAGTGAGGACGCTGCCTTTGAAGCTGTTGTCAAGGAGTATAACAACCGTATTGACAAAGGCGCGAAGCTCTCGCATTTACTCATCAAGGGATTGAACATACAGGGCATCAAACTGAAGCTCGTGCAATTCAAGCCTGAATATGACGACGCAGAAAGCGAGTTTCAGCAGCTATATATGCAAAACCGTTTTTCGGTAGTGCGTCAGATGCGTTACAGCAACATGCCGCCCGACAATAAAAACGAGATAGACCTTGCAATACTTGTCAACGGCATACCCATCATCACCGCCGAGTTGAAAAATGAGCAGACCGACCAAACGTATGTAAACGCCATACACCAGTATCGCACCGACCGCAATCCGCAAAACAGGCTGCTCAAAACCATACTTGTGCATTTTGCCGTAGATAACAACTATGCGTTTATGACAACAACGCTGCGTGGCGAGGCTACGACATTTCTGCCGTTCAATATCAACAGCAAGAATCCGGCTGTTGAGAGCGACTATCCTACCTGTTATATGTGGAAAGAGATATGGCAAGCCGATAGCTTGCTGAATATCTTGCAGCACTTTATCAAACAATACAAGGAACGCGACGAGAAAACCGGCAAGGAAAAAGATGTAACCATCTTTCCCCGTTATCATCAGTTGCGGGCGGTTCGAAACCTGTGTAACTGGGCGAGAGAAAACGGAGCAGGTAAAAATTACCTGATTGAACACGCGGCAGGAAGTGGTAAAACCAAGTCAATGGCATGGCTCGCACATCAGCTTGCCAACATTACCGACCGCGATACACGGTCTATTTTCGACAGCATCATTATGGTAACAGACCGAATAGTGCTTAATGCGAATATGGCCGAGGATGTAAACCACTTCGAGACAGAAGCCGGTACGGTGGCCGACATCCGCCGTGGCTCGCGCAAACTCGCTGACGCTATCAATGACGGCAACCGAATCATTGTCAGCACGGTTCAGAAATTCGGTTATGCTCTTGACCACCTTAAACGTGACAAGGCGCGTCGCTACGCTATCATCGTGGATGAAGCACACACGGCAATCGGCAACGAGAGTGCCAAAGACCTTGTAAATGCACTCTCCACCGACGAGGAATTGCGCAACTATGCAGAGCGTTTCGGGGCGGATGACTACGCAAGCGAAATGGATGCCATGCTTGCCTTTTTACAGGCTATGCGTCAGGAAATGTCGCATATCTCGTATTTCGCATTTACAGCCACCCCCAAAGATAAGACCTATGCACTTTTCGGCTATAAAAACACCGAGGGTAAATGGCGCGCGCATGACTACTATTCGATGAAACAAGCCATCGAAGAAAAATTCATACTTGATGTGTTGCAGAATTACACCACCTACGACACAATGTATGAGTACATTGCCAAGAGTGGCCTCCCTGAAGATGAAGCCTCTAAAGAGTATGAGGAGCGTAAAGCTGTCCGGCTGATTCTCCAAGCCTTGAACAAAGACCCCTACAATATGGAGAAGAAAGCTCGCGTCATGCTCGCACACTTCTTCAGCAGCTCCATCCATAAAATAGGCGGTCAGGCAAAAGCTATGGTTGTCAGCGATTCTAGGCTGTCGGCAGTCCGCTATAAGCAAATCATTGACAAGATAATAGCCGAGGACTACAACGGAGTAATCAAAACCCTTGTTGCTTTTTCCGGCACCGTTGAGCTTGACGGTGTCAGCTACACCGAGGACAAGATGAACGGCTACGGTATCAAAGACAACCGCATCCGCGACATCTTTAACGAACCGGAATATAGGATACTCATTGTCGCTGATAAATTCCAGACCGGCTTCGACCAAAAGTTACTGCATACGATGTATGTTGACAAAATGCTTGGCGGAATCCAATGTATTCAAACTCTCAGCCGTCTGAACCGTTGCTTCCCTCCGCTTAAAGAGGACACAATGGTTCTTGACTTCCGTAATCGCGCCGACGATGTTCTGAAAGCATTCCAGCGGTATTATAAAGAAACTGAATTGCAGGGCGACGTTGATGTGCAACGCCTCTATTCATTTGTCAATGAGATAGAGCAGTATAAGGTCTATAACGACGCAGAAGAAGAAAATATCGTCAGGGCATTGCTTAACAGGACTACTGCCGCCTCAGTACCCTCAATGGTTAAGCGCATAGTCGATGAGCGTGTCGAGCCGATGGCTGATGCCGACAAAGACAAGTTTCGCAAACTTATTAACCGCTATATTCGCAGTTATGGCTTCATGGCTCAACTTATGAAGTTCATTGACCCTGACCTCGAGCGTCACTACGTTTTCTATAAGGTCTTGTATAAGGCTTTGCCTTACACCAAAGAGACATTGCCGATGGAAATACTTGAAAAGGTTGACCTTAACAAGTTCCGTCTGCAAATGAGCTTCGAGGGTAATTTACAGCTCGAAGACGAGGACACGACCTTGCAATCTTCACGCATCGGAGACATCAACACTCCTCGCGCTGATGAAACCAAAACGCTCCAAGAGCTTCTAAACATCGTTAATGAACCCTGGGAGGGATATCTTGATGAAAACGACAAGATAATCCGCAATATCGTAGATGAATTGCAGGTAGATACAGACTTGATAAACGCTTTCCGTGCAAATAACAGCCCGGAATCACTCTCGCGCCTTATTATTGATAAGATTATGACTAAGGCCGGAGGGCAAATAGACAAATTCTTCTCCCTGCTTACAGAAGTACACGCCGGCTCGAATTTCTCCAAAGAATTTGTCAGAGGCGTTGCCGACCTGCTTGCACGAAACACACAGGCCGACCGAAATCTGCCACTCGACATAAATGCTCTGCATCAGGCAATATGCAACGTGATGGACGGCACATTTGCCGAATTGTATCGCTACATCCGCCCACTCGCAGAAGTCGTGTCAACACTGCTGAAAGTTATTCAGGCACCGTCAATTTCAAACCTTGACGGTATCAATGATATTGTGATGGATTCACTCAATCAAGTGTACCGCGCACAGAACCTGCGCTTGGTTGACCGTCGCCGACATTTTAACAGCCTTGTAAGCCACTACGAACCGTTCCTCAAAAAGTTATACTATCTGATGAACGGACAGCAGATTGAGGCACCGGAAGAAGGCCGCAACGCCACTTTCAAGGATGCTGTCTTTGCGTTCCGCGCTCTCCGAGGACTGCGAAATAATCCGCAACCGGTTTATCAGCAGTTCAGCCAGTATCTCGAAAACCTACGCCAATGGCGCAATACGGAGGCACACGAAGCCAACACCGCCACCGAACAAGACCTGATCGGTGCCACCCACATCGTAGTAGCGATGTACATATACATCGTTTCGCAAGTTACCACCGAACTCGAAATGTCAGAATATTATAATAATTGA
- a CDS encoding macro domain-containing protein, with amino-acid sequence MIKFHWLNSKLRWKDSVTVSLALLTTLQTIAEVSGFLDLDCVNSIPWLWKLAIIFAIFIFLTVCTFISKHLLVHKGLKLSIGDNEVKIKQADIFEQDGWRLIPFNEMFDTVVDDIIIAHRSLNGYFIDTYVKDDLKKLEQCIETASDVKGLNPTSKQGRKKFPLGRIIPYNNEYLLLAFTHFDDNNNAFLSHADFEKCLITMWKEINRVYANRPIYIPLLGSGITRFTDTPHKDNLSLAKCLLCTLKMSGVHIKQPITICLMPEIMNSMNIYELKSK; translated from the coding sequence ATGATAAAGTTCCATTGGTTAAATAGTAAACTTCGTTGGAAAGATAGTGTTACTGTCAGTCTTGCGTTATTGACAACTCTACAAACCATAGCAGAGGTCTCTGGGTTTCTTGACCTTGATTGCGTTAACAGTATTCCTTGGTTGTGGAAATTGGCTATTATTTTCGCCATATTTATATTCTTGACGGTGTGTACTTTTATATCAAAGCATTTACTTGTTCACAAAGGACTAAAATTGAGTATTGGCGACAATGAGGTTAAAATAAAGCAAGCTGATATCTTCGAGCAAGATGGGTGGCGTTTAATTCCGTTCAACGAAATGTTTGATACCGTAGTTGACGATATAATAATAGCTCATCGTTCACTTAATGGGTATTTCATTGATACATACGTTAAGGATGACTTAAAAAAACTTGAACAATGTATCGAAACTGCTTCGGATGTCAAGGGTTTAAACCCAACGTCAAAACAGGGTAGAAAGAAATTTCCACTCGGCAGAATAATCCCATACAACAACGAGTATCTTCTTCTTGCTTTTACTCACTTTGACGATAATAACAATGCTTTTTTATCTCATGCCGACTTCGAGAAATGTTTAATAACTATGTGGAAAGAGATAAACAGAGTTTATGCAAATCGACCTATATACATTCCCTTACTCGGCTCTGGGATTACTCGGTTTACTGACACTCCACATAAAGATAATCTCTCGCTCGCTAAATGTTTACTGTGTACTTTGAAAATGAGTGGAGTCCACATTAAGCAGCCTATAACAATATGCCTCATGCCCGAGATAATGAATAGTATGAACATTTATGAACTAAAATCAAAGTAA
- a CDS encoding molecular chaperone Tir, with product MTYRTRTYIAGDWTGDKDAIDQLYKWNDSKYWGLHFTNAHDLHQSNDGSKNCSIKKSLCLRMDASKTFVLVVGAKTKSLTAGSCQHCSSYSSYWSSCNSGNSVSLKSYIEYECDKAVRDGLKIIVLYNSTSVNRNLCPESVRWTGVHATMQKWENGTLYWDYKSVKDAFDKANQ from the coding sequence ATGACGTACAGAACTCGTACTTACATCGCCGGAGATTGGACCGGCGATAAAGATGCCATTGACCAATTGTATAAATGGAATGATAGCAAATATTGGGGACTCCATTTTACGAACGCTCACGATTTGCATCAATCCAACGATGGCAGCAAGAATTGTTCCATCAAAAAAAGTCTGTGTCTTAGGATGGATGCTTCTAAAACATTTGTTTTAGTCGTTGGTGCTAAAACAAAATCTCTGACAGCGGGTAGTTGTCAACATTGTAGTTCCTATTCAAGTTATTGGAGTTCATGTAATTCCGGCAACAGTGTTAGTCTTAAAAGTTATATTGAATACGAGTGCGATAAGGCTGTGCGTGATGGCTTAAAAATAATCGTATTGTACAATAGTACCTCGGTTAATCGTAATCTCTGTCCTGAATCTGTGCGTTGGACAGGAGTCCACGCAACCATGCAGAAGTGGGAAAATGGCACATTATACTGGGATTACAAAAGTGTTAAAGACGCCTTTGATAAAGCCAATCAATAG